The nucleotide window TTCAATTTGCCGAAGGTTTCTCCGGCAGAGACGGGGGCGGTGGAGTGAAAAGCCGTTCCACAGGGTCGCAGGACCCATGAAAACCGTGAGGTCAGCGCCCTAATGGCGTGATTGTCATGGTCTTGTTGTAGCGCGCCATGCCTCGGTACAATAGGGCGCTTGATCCAAAGTAATCATTCATCCAGGCGAAGCTTGCGCAACGTCATCCATTGGTGACGTTGCGCAAGCTTCGCACCCGTTTTTAAGGAAGAGATACCCATGTCCCTCACCGCAGAACAGACCGGCAAGATCATTGCTGACTTCGGCCGCGTCCCGAACGATACCGGTTCGCCGGAAGTGCAGGTTGCCCTGCTGTCCGCCCGCATCGAGCACCTGACCGACCATTTCAAGGCCCACAAGCAGGATCATCACTCGCGTCGTGGTCTGCTTAAGCTGGTCAATCAGCGCAAGAGCCTGCTGGCCTACCTCAAGAAGAACGATCTGGCCCGCTACCAGGCCCTCATCGAACGCCTCGGCCTGCGCCGTTAATCGGACAAGGACACCACAGTGGCGAAAGTAACCAAGTCATTCCAGTACGGTAATCACGAAGTCACACTGGAGACGGGCGAAATCGCCCGCCAGGCTTCCGGTGCCGTTGTCGTCTCGATGGGCGGCACGGTCGTCCTGGTGACGGCCGTGGCTGCGGCCAAGGCGCGCGAGGGTCAGGATTTCTTCCCCCTCACCGTCGACTACCAGGAAAAGTTCTACTCCGCCGGTCGCATTCCCGGTGGTTTCTTCAAGCGCGAAGGCCGTCCGACCGAAAAGGAAACGCTGACCTCGCGCCTGATCGACCGTCCGGTGCGTCCGCTGTTCCCGGAGGAGTACAAGAACGAAGTCCAGATCATCGCCCAGGTGCTGTCGCTCAACCCCGAGGTTGATGGCGACATCCCCGCGATGCTCGGTGCTTCCGCTGCGCTGTCGCTCGCCGGCATCCCGTTCAAGGGTCCGATCGGCGCCGCGCGCATTGGCTACGTCAATGGCCAGTACCTGCTGAACCCGTCCGCGACCGAGCTCAAGACCTCGGACCTGGACCTGGTCGTCGCCGGTACCGCCAACGCCGTGCTGATGGTGGAATCCGAAGCCAAGCTGCTCAGCGAAGAAGTGATGCTGGGTGCCGTGGTGTTTGGTCACCAGCAGCTGCAGGCTGCCATTCGCGCCATCGCCGAA belongs to Dyella terrae and includes:
- the rpsO gene encoding 30S ribosomal protein S15, giving the protein MSLTAEQTGKIIADFGRVPNDTGSPEVQVALLSARIEHLTDHFKAHKQDHHSRRGLLKLVNQRKSLLAYLKKNDLARYQALIERLGLRR